The genomic DNA CCTCACCCCTAACTCAGCTGACTCAGACACCCCCTCACCTCAGCCTGACTTCCTGTCTCCCCAGCTGACACTAGATGTCACTCCTGCTACAAGGTCCCCGTGCTGGGGTGTGTGGATCGCCAGTCCTGTCGTCTGGAGCCAGGCCAAAGATGCCTGACCACAAACGTGTACCTTGGTAACATCTCCTTTcctgggagggaggggctgggcGGGAGAAACATCTGGGACTGAAGCCCATCCAAGGCAAGGACAGGGAGTTACAGGGGTGACAGCATGTGGCCAAAGATGATTATGTGCCAGGCGCTGACCTGTGTCTACAGACATTGTGTTTGTGAATGTTTGTGAGAACCCCTGGAAGGGGGCCTGGAACTAGAAGCAGGATTGTGGCTCACACTTCGGAGGGATGATTAGactaagaagagagaaaaagggtGGAGCCAAGCAGCTTTGGgaaggaagaggagccagtggaCACAGGCAAGCCAGTGAGGACTCCTGACCCCTTCTCTGTTGGCTCCTGCCTCTAGGGAAGATGTGGGTTTTCTCTAACCTGCGCTGTGGCACACCAGAGGAGCCTTGTCGGGAGGCTTTCAACCAAACCAACCACAAGCTGGGCCTGAACTACAACACCACCTGCTGTGACAAGGACAACTGCAACAGCCCAGCGCCAAGGCCCACACCTGCGCTGGctctcctctccctcacctccttggCTGGCCTTGGCCTCTGGTTATTGCATTGAGAGTCGCTCCATGTCTGCACGCCTCCCACACGCTGTAGCCTGAGCCTTTCTCCCTCAGAACTCCAGCTCTCCAGCATGCTCTCCCTCACCCCTGGCCCCTTTTCTCAAGATCATTTCCCTATTGTCCCATTTGTTTCATGGGACAGTGCCTAGAGTGGTCTTTCTAGCCACCCCTCTCAGCTGGCACTCTCCACCCCATTTTTCACCAAGTCCTTTCCCATTTCCTTGGAGACCACTCTACCTCCTTCACTGGCCACTGGAAGGGCTCCCTACTTGGAAGTACACCGATGTGACCCTGAGATGTGGACCTGGAAGTACCACTGTCTTGTCTCCAGTGAGTGACCCCGAAAGGAGCCGCTAACCTCACTGCATGGGGTTGATTCGCTAAGCCCTCTGCTCATCTCTTTCCATCGTGAGAAATAAATGTAGGCGTCTGATAAACTGTTTATTGTCAGGGGATATGCATGCTAGTCTGGGCATCGTGGCTTTCCTTTGCGCTCTCAACAACTGGGCAGTGGAGGCAGACGAAtcggaagttcaaggccaaccttggttacttagcaagttcaaggccaccatgagcCACAAgcgatcctgtctcaaaaagaaagaagcaggcaTGGCTCTgtaccctttaatcccagcacttgagagacaaagatagatctctgaatttgaggccagtctggactctACATAGCAAGCCAGCCAGGACAACAAGggtgagagaaagaggggagggggagagggagagggagagggagagggaaggggtttTGGTGGCAGTGGTGTAGGGCACCTCTCCATGGAAAGTCTACTGCCAACCCCACCCTTCTCCTTACCTAAGTGTTCTGCAAGGCCGGGCTGACTAAATGGAAGAGCAGGTTTTTCAAGCCTTTCTCCCTTCCAACACCTGAGGGTGGCACACTGGCACTAGTGTTTGGAGAAACAACCCTTATCCTAAATTTAGACTACACCCTGCCAAGAAGCAGGTGCAGCCTAGCTTGAGGGCGCCCCAGAAAGGGTAGGAAAGGTGTTTACAGACAGAGAGCTGCTGGCTCTTGTTTCCGCCTCTCAGGTGGCTTTCTAACTGGGTTATTCAAGCAACTTTGCTTTCTCAGTTCAAAATAGTCCTATTAGGAGCCGAGTTCTGAagtacagaaggaaaacaaacccaGACAACCAGGCTCGTGGAGTCCTGGTAACCCTCCACTCAGCCCAGGGCCCTTCCATTCAGTGACCCCACTGTGAAGGGAGATCCTCCCTGgcagcaggttccaggacagattcTGTACTGTTTGAAGGGTGCCATTGGGTAAGGATTGTTGACAGGTCCACTGAGGGAAGTTAACTGAAACACCAGTCGTCAGCTAACCCACACACTATCCTTCAGCCTTTCAACAGAAGACACATAGACACGGGGAGCAGTAGCAcaccagcactccggaggcaaaggcaggtggatctctgtgagttcaaggccagcctggtctacagagtgagttccaggatagccagggctacataaagaaaccttgtctcaaacaaacaaacaaacacggaTAGAATTTAATAGTCAGCTCTAGAATAGTCCATACATTTTAGAGGCACACAAAGGAATTCCTGCCTTCTCACCTTGGATGTTTGGGTTCCTCAGTCCCCTCCCTACCCTCAATCCACTGTGGGCTCTACAGTCCTGGTAAGAGCCAGGCCAGGGTGGTAACAGCTGCAGCCAGGATGCAGAGAGGGGTCAGGGAGCTCGCCACGGCACTGTTGCACAGGTCTCCGACGCAGCAGTTTTTGTGTGTTGTGACGGTCACGCCTCCTACCGACTCTATGTCCACTTGATTGCAGTGATGGGTGGCCACACAGGCTGGGTGGTGCTGGCTGAGGGTCATGGAGGCTGAGAGAAAGAACGACACTGCGGTGTTGAACTCCTGACTGCAGGACTTGCCTTCCACGGCAGAGCAGATGCAATTTCCAGGGACTTAAAGGGATACTCTGCCCTCTCAAAAAACACCTCTCTGAAACTCAGGCACTGGAGCCAATGGGCCCACCTAGGACAGGGATGCTATGGTGTTCCAAGAACCCAGGACCTTTCCTGCCTCAGCGTCAACAAGGGAAAACCAAAGCTAAATACAAGAGGGACAGTCTGTAAAATAACATATTGTGAAGTAAGTTAAACTGAAGTTAGGCttagtggtgcatgcttgtaacacagctactcaggaggctgaggcaggaggattgctgggagttcaaggccagtctcatcAACACAATTGAGTTAAAGATAACCCTGGGCTATAAATCAAGACCCTGTCCCAGTGAAACAGTAAATagagctgggaatgtagctcactTAATAAAATGCTTGCTTAGGGTACCAAAGTCCTGGATTGAACTGCAGTAGCAAAATAAACAGGACACGGTGGCACATattatgtggagaaaggagactcataagttcaaggacaggggctggagagatggctgagaggttaagagcactgactgctcttccagaggtcctgaattcaaatcccagcaaccacatggtggctcacaacctggtgccctcttctggtgtgcaggcaaatatgcaagCAGAAGtctgtgtatatgtaataaaaataagtaaatatatatatatatatatatatatatatatatatatatatatattgagctgcagagatacagctcagtggctgAGAGTGCTAGCCGCTCTTCCAGAAGACGTGAGCTCTTTCATCAGGCTCACAACTGCCCTGTGagtccagcttcaggggatctgataagtcttctggcctctgagaacacccacacccaccacccaccacctaccccctcacacacacacacacgtggcatacactcagacacaaaaataaatcttttaaaaataataaactgggcctggggacatggctcagtggttaagagcactggctgctcttccaaaggacttgggtcAGCTCCCAGTACtaacttggtggctcacaatcacctgtaattccaattccagagaatctcacccctcttctgacctccaacgGCAGCAGGGACACCTGTGGCACCCCACCATACACGCAGAAAGATATTTAcgcacataaattttaaaatctaaaaaaaagtcattttaagcAAGgcacggtggctcacacctgcctttaatccccgcactcaggaagtagaagcaggcagatttttgtgagctCAGGTcgagcctggtctatgtagtgagttccaggatagccaagattactcagtgagatcctgtttccaaccaactaaccaaccaaaaatacaaaccagacaaaataattactttaaaataaatgaagtcaACGGGGTATTCTGCTCTGAGCTCTGGTGACTGAATCTCTAAGTCTAGGTTAATTAGTATCCTGTGGTCATTTTCCAATCTTGGTAATGTTAGCTGCTGAAGAAGCTGGCTGGAAACAGGAACTCTgcatttctttcctatttttactGTTAAACcaaatgatttcaaaataagATATTAAACACacaagcgcgcacacacacacacacacacaaatgccccTCTTCCGCTCTTAGCCAGCCCCCGACAATTACAGTTTGGAGTTTGGTTTAACACTTTGACTCTGGTCTTAGGAGACAGTTTCTTCCCTAGTAAGGGCCTATGAATTTGGAAGGGTGGTAGCCCTCAGGATTGAAGTGGGGGCTGGCTGGAAGCAGCGGGAAGTGGGGGACGACAAAGGACTCACGTTGCTTGGCTTGTCCTGCGTTGGGTTTGCGGTCCAGAAAGCCGCAGCGCTCACCCTCACCACAGGTGATCACCGTCTGTTTGCAGGAGCTGCTGGGGCCGCCACCGCAGTCATAGCACCGCGCGCGGTGTCCTGGCAGGAAAAGAAGAGGTTCGTGGTTCGGGACCGGCCCTTAGGGCAGCCCTGGCAGAGGAAAGGACAGGCCTGTGCCAGAGGCATGGGCTTCTTCCTTACCCAAGGCAGCGCCTACCAGGGCGCAGAGCAGGATCCCGGCCAACTGGGGGTTCATCACCTCTGCTTATGCCAGTAGCGTCTCTCCCGCCCGCCCGCCCCCCTCTCAGGCTCTACTCTGCCAGCTTTATATCCCCCTTGCCTTGAGCTTTATAGGGCAATAAAAAGCAGAGTCTCCCCCAGCAGACACCAGGGCCCCAATGGGGCCAGGGAGGGGCCCCATGGGTGGCTCTGAGCGTCCCTCTGAAGCCCCAAAGGGCTCCATTCCCGGCAGCAGTTCCACGGAAGAACCCCCCGGGGGTCTCTAAGCCCTTTCCATTCCGTCCCCCACCCCAGGGTCTTCCCTTTTCAATCCGGTGTCTGAGGGTTTTGTCTTGTTCACCCACATCCCAGGCTGAATTCGGAAGTAGGTTATGAAAACCCAGCCACCTTTGATTACAGCCAGCATTAGATGGATtctcaaaaatgtaaaacaatggCATTCCTTCTGTGCCGTCCAggctaattattatttttcacagAACTAAGTCTCCCTAACATATAAtacattgctttttatttgttaagtGAACCAAACTACACCTAATTGTTTATTTAGCTAGCTGATCGTTGTTGTTTTTGGGacaaggctggcttggaacttctgatcctcctgcctcagtgtctcgagtgctgggatcacaggcatgaatCATGCCTGGCTTCCATACCAATTTTAAAtgtcctattttatttattgctttaaatCATATGTATttactgtgcatgtgtgtttgtttgtgcgcgcgcgcacttgcttgcttgcttgtggcAGCAGAGTCTTATGCATAacctaggctggtctggaacccggcaggtagtccaggctgacctcaaacttacagaaagcCTCTTGCCTGCGCCTCAGCTGTGccggggttacaggcatgtgccatcacctgAGGCTTCTTATTTTAATTccttgtttggctttgttttgttttcaagacagggtttctctgtgtagctttggagcctattcaagcctggcctcgaactcacagagatccacctgcctctgcctcccaaatgctgggattaaaggcgtgcaccaccaacacccgtctttaattcctttaaaaaaaaaaaagatttattttatgtgaatgttttgcctgcatacagaTACATGCCCCACATGTATGCCTtgtacccatggaggccacaagagggcatccaATCCCTGGGCCTgggttacagttggttgtgagccaccatgctggggctgggaatagaacttggatcctctgcaagagcaataagcactctaaactgttgagctatctctctcgCACCCTTAATTTCTTTATAAGACTTtttatttagggctggagagataaatAACTCAGTGGATGAGAATGCCTGCTGCTCTTTCAAAACAGCTTCTTTTCCAGTACCCAGAGCAACAGTAGCAACCAGAGCTCCAGGCACCCAatgtcctctctggcctctgggcTCCTGCACTCGAATGCATACATCCAGGCAagacacacacgtgcgcacaacacacacacacacacacacacacacacacacacacacacacacagagagagagagagagagagagagagagagagagagaaagacagagacagagagagacagagacagagacagagacagagagacagagagagggggggcacaTATTGTTAAAAATAGAGTCTTAAAGAAATAGGCAGATGTGGTAATACGGgcccagagacaggtggatctctgtgagtttaaggccaacctggtttacaaatcAGGTTCCAGAccagtcaaaaaacaaaacaaaacaagttaataaaatttatttgtgtgACCCTCTGAGTACAGGTGAATGCATGGCGTCCTGTACTGGTGGGGACCAGAGGTCGACTTTGTGCACACTTGGTTCTCtgtttccacctttatgtggtcCGAGGGCTGGAACTCCAGCTCttaggcttacacagcaagcacttctacCTACTGAACGATCTCACTAGCCCATTTTAATATTGGGTATGGTAAACATTGATAGAATTCACATGAAGAAAGGACCTCTGAAGTCCTCGGTCGTTTTCAGGGTACAAAGAGATGCTAAGACGCTCACCGCCCTCCTCCTGCCATAGCCCTTCTGGTGAAGTGTCTCTTTTGTTGGTACTGGGAATGGCACGGGGCTGCCCGGGTGTTGGATAAGCCCTCTAAGGCTGCACAGATACACCCAGTCTCTTAATCCCTAGTAGTGTCCCTTACTCTCCCATCCCGTCTTCCGTTTCCAGTTTCTTCCCAGAGGAAGGACACACATCCTTCTAGTCCAGTTCCTGATTAATTCTTTGCTGTCTCATAGTAGTAAAGCCAGGAGGGTTAATTATGGGGTAGCAATGTTGAAGCTTGTGGGGGGTGAATCAAAGGATTTGAATGAGTGGGGCAGGCCCCTCACTGCTGGGCtttgtgggtggggtggggtggggtagggtaggGTGTGGGAATGGTAGGTGGGCTTTGTTGATACCACACTCAACAAGATTCTTAACATCTAGGGCAGGGGAGGGTTCAGAGTGTGACCTCAGGAGGCAAAGTACCGGCTTTGAGGGGatagacaaaaaacaaagaactgagAACAGCTTGAGCTGAagggggggggagcaggagggaagGCGACAGACACGACTCCAGGCAGGCAGACAGCTAGGCTGAGTTAGCAAACACTGAGAAAACAGGAGGAGACCCTCTGGGCAAGCATGGGCAGGAGTGAGAGCTGTTGCATCTCTCACTTTTCCACACCCCAGAGTCTCTCGCTAGGTCTGTTTGCTTACTGGTTCCTCCCTGTCTTTGGCCAGGTGTGTTCTGACTGGGGTGCAGATCTCATTCTCCCAGACTGCCGAGCCAGTCCTGCCATGGGCCCCTCCAGAGCCTTCCTCTGCATCCTGTTCCTCTCTGGGGCACTGGGTAAGGGTGACCGGGGAACACACAAGGGCAGAGGGCTGGGACAGGCGCGTGTGCCCGAGTTGgaatggagaggggagagggagctgacagaTGTGAAGAGAAACAGGGAGTTATTAAGAgactggaaggctgaggcaggaggagctggactcccaggccagcctaggctgtgtAAAACTCTCTCGAAAGGCCGGGGGAGGGCGGGCATTTGAGAGTGTCTCTTCCCGGCTGCCTCTTTGAATCTTTGACCCATCTCTATTCACACCCTTTATTTCTCACTTAACTTTTGCATTTCTCCTTCCCGCTTATGGATCTGGCTTTTTGTATCGCTCTGTGGGCTTGTTTCTCCTGGCCTGTgttcctgtctgtctcccctgACTACTGTGTCCCTTTTTCTTCTGCCTGGGTCCCTGCCTGCatgttttctcctctccctcctcagtGTGTCTCAGAGGTTTGGCTTTACCTCTTATCTTCTCCTCCCCGAACTGATCTCTGCTGACCCAACAGGTCTCACCACTTCCTCGACCAGGGGACGACTCCAGTGTTATGCTTGCAGCTTTGCCAAGCCCTGCTACCCCGTTCTCACAGAGTGCCAGGAAGATGAGGTGTGTGGAGTCAGTGTTGGCACTTCAGGTAGGACTCTGGTCCAATGGCCCTTTTTTGGATGGCTTCTCACCTCTCTTTCCTGCCACCCAACCTCAGTGTCCCTTTGTCCCATAGACCAGAAGAAGGAAGACGTCATCGAGCGGAAAGGCTGCCTCCCTAGggcccagtgccctcttctgggccaTGCCATCTACTGGTCACAGTCCTATGCTCTCCGACACCACTGTTGTGAGCAGGACCTGTGCAACACTGCTCCCTCAGGGCGACTCCCAAGCCTTCCCCTTGCCACCCTGCTACTCCTTGCCTGGGGAGCACATATCTTTCTCTGCCTGTGAGTCCATGGCTGTCAACCCAGGACTCCGATGTCATCATGGacctggaaacacacacaccgATGTCTCCGGGACATGTTCGAGAATGTGACTTTGTGTAAAAAAGCCCTGGCCCTTGAGGGTTTTTATACCAACACCTCTACAGACCCTTCCTGAGACCCAATTCCTACAGCTGGAGTTCCGATCCCAGCATGCATGTGTCCAGAGCCTCCCTCATAAGAAACCCCTGCTGTCTTTCCCCTAGGTGTCCCAGGTCAGCTCCCCTAGAGGATCTGTGGGTCCCAGGCAAAGGGCCAGAAGTGGTAGTGGGACTGGGCAGAATACTGCTAGGAAAGATGTAACCCAGTCCCTGAGGATCTGAAGAATATGGAAGGCTACTTTGGGGAACCATAAATTAAAGCGCTATTGGGTAGAGAAGCAGCTCAGAGATAGAGCGCCTGCCTACCATACTCAATCCCCTGaatcatcaaaataaataatatgtaaaagtAATAACAGGACTGTCTGTGAGCCCGGGAGTGCTAACGTCGAGCGTAGTGGGTGGTGATGAAACACCAGGGTGCACTTTAAGAATAAACTCTACAGAGCGGAATCGCTGTCTCCTTGGATACCAGCATTTGCATAAGCATAAGAACCTGGTTTTGGGTGccagcacccacttaaaaagttggtcttggggctggaaagatggctcagtggttaagagcacaggctgctcctgcagaggacctgagttcaattcccagcaccaacatggtggctcacaaccatctataattcagTCCCaggacatacacgcaggcaaaacaccagtacaTATAacgtttttaaaaattaaaacaaaaagccgAGTATAGCCACACATGAGcgcttgtaaccccagtgccaATGAGAGGCAGAGACGGGAGGATCTGTGGGTCTTGCTGGCCATCAGCCTAGCTTCGAGTTtagtgagaacctgcctcaaaggGATAAAATAGAGAGGAAAGAATAGGATATCTGATGTCTTCCATGCATGCACTGGTGTGCACACACGGGCACCCGTATGTCTGCAACACTCACACAAGAACAGACTGTAGCTGCCTTGCGGGTTGGGCGGGCACATTGGAACCTGAATGGTGCCTGCATCCAGTTTCTGTGTGGCTGTCATCCTTTTTCCTGCCAACATCTGAGCCCAAGCCACTGCAGCGTGAAGGCTGCAGGTGAGGATTCCAAGAAAGCTGCTCTCTCCACTGAGAGCCAAACTTGAGAGGAGAGTCAAAAAAGGGAGCCTGGCAGAGctgcttgtgagggtgtggtctcATTTCTGGAGGCTGGAGACTGACTGTTTTGGAGCACTGATGACCTTTTCCACTTCCGCGGCCCAGAGCTGGCCTCTATTCAGAAAGCCTGGAAGTACTCACTCCACTAAGGATCTGTGTGCCCGCCCTCGTGTGTGCTTCCTCTGCCCAGCAGATAGTGTGGGACCCCTGGGCTCGAGGGCCAGAGCTCCCAGGGAGTCAGAAGTGATAAGCCGCTCATGCCTGATAGAGACCCACAGAGGAGCCTGTGTGCTCCTGGGATAAGGAGAGCATCCTGCTGGGGCTGAGGCCTGGCCTCCCCTTTGGGCTTGTTTCCCTCCTGCTCCAGTCTGAGGAAGTCTGGGGCCTGATTAAGGGTGTTATTCCCTCTCAGTGTCTCTTTGTGAGAACAacacggcgggggggggggggagaggcgAGGTCTGGTTTACTTTGGAGGAGGTCTGCTGAATCTTCCCTTGTCCCTGTCCCCCAAGTCTCCCCATCTGGGGCTCCCGCTTTCCCCACTCTGCATTTGGGTCTCtcaatttctctcttccttgccccccccccttcttcACAGCTGCTCCTATCACAGACGCCCTGCCATTTCTCAAGTCTCTgagcttccctctccctcttgtaCGAAGCAGAGACTCCAAACCCCATCACACACGTCTTGCTCTGGGTCACTCCTCTACAGCTGCTTCAAGACAGGAGACCACACCTTTTTGTAGGTGGCATTACAGAGTGATGTTACTCCCTTCCTTTTGTGGCCCCTGGCCCCTCCAGCTGGGTGGGATCAGAGTCACACCCTCAGCCCCACCCCCTCGACGGGGTTTCCAGGGAATCCTTCAGACGCCAGTGACAGAGGACAGCAGGTCAGGCTTTCTGAGGCAGATGTCACCAAGATCACCTGGTCTTGTGGGTGGGCGGGCTGTAGAGTTTGCAAAGCCATGTTAAAGCTATTACACCAGGACTTCCGTCTGCAATCCAACATCCAACCCCAGACCCAGGCAACAATTTCCCATGCTCAGGCCCTCTGGGACATGATGAAagctcccccccgccccccccccgtgTTCCTTACCCAAGGCGGGCCAAGTGGATGTTCTCATAGACCTGGACTTCAGGTTTGAAGTGAGGAATTGAGGGCTCTGGGGGAAAGGGGCCGAACGATGGATAGCAGTGACTAGATGACTCAGGGATGTTCTCCTTGCCACCCCTCCCCTAGGGCAGAGGCCATCCAGAGTCTTGGTGTGAGCCCGACCCTCTTCCTCACACCCAGGTGACATCTCTGGGCAAAGACTCACCTCTGTCCCGAGACGCCTGGGCCCTCCGCCTGCAGAGCACAATGCTGAGGACGATGATGGTGACCCCTTGGCCCGCTGTGAACAACAGAATCAGTACCCGGGGCACATCCCAGCTCTGGACAGGGGCACAGGTGGtgggagatggttctgtgggAGCTGCTATGACAGCAAGACAAGATTGACAGGTAGTGAGGGGCCTGTGCCTGCCGCTGCTGCAAGAAGGATGCTTTTCTGTGGCGTCACCTAAAAATGGTCTGGTCACCTGTTTTGAGCAGCCAGGGTGGAGGCCGCCCTGAGTCTAGTGGGATTTTCCTACAGGAAATACACAGGAGACCCCCTGCCTCCAGCTTTGCCTCTGGCTTTGCCTATGGACTCCAGGAGCCACCAtcagagagagggtgtgtgtcaGTGGTCTCTGTCATACAGGGACAGCTGATTCCAGAGCACATCCTAGCCATAACTTCCCTCACAGTAATTCACATTTTTTAAGCTTTGTtatgcagtgttctgccagcatgtatgtctgcaggccagaagagggcaccagatctcattacagatggcggtgagccaccatgtggttgctgggaattgaactcagggcctctaaagagcagccagtgcacacCATGGTGCACGCCTGCAGTACCAGCACCAGGAGGTAGAGATGAGATGATAAGGAGCTGAAGTCATCATCTCCACAGGGGCCGGAGGCCCTGCCTGGGCTCCATCAAGGCAAGAGAAACAGGGATGtccaaggtcaacctggtctacaaggtgagaaCCTAACACTAaaacacacatgcgcacacacacacagacacagacacacacacagacacagacacacacacacacacacacacaccccacaccacacacacacacacacacaccccacaaaacacacacgcacacacacacagacacacacgcacgcacacacacacacaaacacacacgcacacacacacacacacaccccacacacacacacacacagacccagacacacacacaccccacaccccccacccccccacacacacacatacacacacacacacacacacacacaccacacacacacaccacacacacaccacaccacacacacacacacacaccacacacacacacacacacacacacacacacacacacacacacacacacacacacaccacacacacacacacacacacacacacacaccacacacacacatacacacacacacacacacacacacacacagacacacacccagacacacacacacacacagagacacacacgtaCATGGGTGTGCAGACATGTGTAGGCCACAGGTTGATGTCTGGAATCCATTGCTCTTCCATCTTACTCAATGAAGCAgtgtctctcaatcaaacccagagctggtTGATAGGCTGGTCTCACTAGCCAGCATGATCTGGGGgatcccttgtctctgccttcagaggctggaattacaggtgggctaCCATGCCCGCCTGtatcacatgggtcctggggattcgaattccagtcctcacacttgtgtggcaagcgtgctaacccctgagccatctctccagcccctgtcttttgttgtgtgtgtgtgtgtatgtgtgtgtgtgtgtgtgtgtctggatctgtgtgtgtgtgtgtgtgtctggatctgtgtgtgtgcgtgtgtgtgcgtgtgtgtgtgtgtgtttctgggtctgtgtgtgcatatgtgtgtgtgtgtgtctggatctgtgtgtgtgtgtgtgtgtgtgtgtgtgtatctgtgtgtgtttctgggtctgtgtgtgcatgtgtgtgtgtgtgtgtgtgtgtctggatctgtgtgtgtgcgtgtgtgtgcgtgtgtgtgtgtgtgtttctgggtctgtgtgtgcatatgtgtgtgtgtgtgtctggatctgtgtgtgtgtgtgtgtgtgtgtgtctggatctgtgtgtgtgtgtgtgcgcgtgtgtctggatctctgtgtgtgtgtgtgcgcgctcatgtgtgtgtgtgtgtgtgtgtgtctgggtctgtgtgtgtttgtgtgtgtgtgtctggatctctgtgtgtgtgtgtgtgtgtttctgggtccgtgtgtgcgtgtgcgtgtgcgtgcgtgtgcgtgtgtgtgtgtgtgtgtgtgtttctgggtctgtgtgtgcatatgtgtgtgtgtgtctggatctgtgtgtgtgtgtgtgtgtgtgtgtgt from Cricetulus griseus strain 17A/GY chromosome 1 unlocalized genomic scaffold, alternate assembly CriGri-PICRH-1.0 chr1_0, whole genome shotgun sequence includes the following:
- the Ly6g6c gene encoding lymphocyte antigen 6 complex locus protein G6c; its protein translation is MKHLLLLTLSALLCCWVSADTRCHSCYKVPVLGCVDRQSCRLEPGQRCLTTNVYLGKMWVFSNLRCGTPEEPCREAFNQTNHKLGLNYNTTCCDKDNCNSPAPRPTPALALLSLTSLAGLGLWLLH
- the LOC100770851 gene encoding lymphocyte antigen 6G6e; the protein is MGPSRAFLCILFLSGALGLTTSSTRGRLQCYACSFAKPCYPVLTECQEDEVCGVSVGTSDQKKEDVIERKGCLPRAQCPLLGHAIYWSQSYALRHHCCEQDLCNTAPSGRLPSLPLATLLLLAWGAHIFLCL
- the Ly6g6d gene encoding lymphocyte antigen 6 complex locus protein G6d codes for the protein MNPQLAGILLCALVGAALGHRARCYDCGGGPSSSCKQTVITCGEGERCGFLDRKPNAGQAKQPSMTLSQHHPACVATHHCNQVDIESVGGVTVTTHKNCCVGDLCNSAVASSLTPLCILAAAVTTLAWLLPGL